One genomic region from Dioscorea cayenensis subsp. rotundata cultivar TDr96_F1 unplaced genomic scaffold, TDr96_F1_v2_PseudoChromosome.rev07_lg8_w22 25.fasta BLBR01001461.1, whole genome shotgun sequence encodes:
- the LOC120256471 gene encoding putative disease resistance protein RGA1, with product MAHGFIPSQVEGKEIFDELIGRSLLQIITDKGARPTYYYPSPRYAPRYARDELFSVSGYRVCKMHDLIHDLAQFVIGDECSTLPESNELKKISKRTRHFILNRDVEYDMSDHAPRARTALLVGRNFIGLSKLKLLRVLQLDCVSTSIECLHHLRYLNLSNTDISELPESICMLINLQTLNMNHCYCHTKLPMSIVYMNKYTIVKNAENKIGELKHWNLDGKLVLYGLHKVKNVDEAKEANMSSRQNINSLSFSWGWGASVENAEQVLEALKPHVFQHGLETDSNFKICMDGIKYIINNRIDNALSVDAEVAGHLRTARL from the exons ATGGCTCATGGGTTTATTCCATCTCAAGTTGAAGGCAAAGAgatttttgatgaattgatAGGGAGATCTCTTCTACAAATTATTACTGATAAAGGTGCTCGCCCCACCTATTATTATCCCTCTCCACGTTATGCACCACGTTATGCACGAGATGAATTGTTTTCTGTGTCAGGTTATAGAGTTTGTAAGATGCATGATCTCATCCATGACCTTGCACAATTTGTTATTGGAGATGAGTGCTCCACATTGCCTGAAAGTAACGAAttgaagaaaatttcaaaaaggacCCGTCATTTCATATTAAATCGTGATGTAGAGTATGATATGAGTGATCACGCCCCTAGGGCTCGCACTGCATTACTTGTCGGAAGAAACTTCATTGGGTTGTCAAAGTTGAAGTTGCTCAGAGTGTTACAGTTGGATTGTGTGTCTACATCAATAGAATGTTTGCACCATCTAAGATATCTCAATCTTTCTAATACTGACATAAGCGAACTACCAGAATCAATCTGTATGCTTATAAATTTGCAAACATTGAACATGAATCATTGTTATTGTCATACTAAACTTCCCATGAGCATAGTATACATGAACA AATACACTATCGTAAAGAACGCAGAGAACAAGATAGGAGAGTTAAAGCATTGGAATCTTGATGGTAAACTTGTGTTGTATGGCCTCCACAAGGTGAAGAATGTGGATGAGGCAAAAGAAGCTAATATGAGTAGTAGACAAAACATTAACTCATTGTCCTTTTCTTGGGGTTGGGGAGCATCAGTGGAAAATGCAGAACAAGTGTTGGAAGCCCTGAAACCTCACGTTTTTCAACATGGATTAGAGACGGACAGCAACTTCAAAATCTG CATGGATGGCATCaaatacataattaataatcGTATTGACAATGCATTATCTGTTGATGCTGAG GTTGCTGGACATTTGAGAACAGCAAGACTTTAG